DNA from Brassica napus cultivar Da-Ae chromosome C4, Da-Ae, whole genome shotgun sequence:
ggttaatttatataaaaaataaacttttaaatataatacttcctccgttcctaaaagattcatattctagagaaaatttttgtttcaaaaagatacatattttatatttttaatgtaatttttgtcaagaacattaattgtttttctgaaaatcttattggtttaaaaatatagaaaatataaaattacaaaaaactattcATTTATAGTAGATTTTAATAAATCGTTTATGGTGCTTAAAATCTCAACCCTAAttgtttgaaaaaatatttaaattgtgtTAAAGACTCTTATGAAATTCGGTACATGAAAAcaccaaaattaaaaatcaatttttaaattgcAACAAAACAATAACTTTTTTTCCAAGATATTAATAGATCTCCAACACTCTTCAAATAGATGTGAATATCTCTAACAATCATATATATTCCACGAACATTCTGTTGTAACCCTAATAAGGAGAATGGatttaaccaaaacaaaacaaaagaagaaggcGGCTCATGAGGAGCAGCTTCCATGGGAGTTGCTTGAAGAGATACTCTCTCGTGTCCCTCTAAAATCTCTTGTCCGCTTGAGAGTTGTTTGCAAACGGTGGAACGTTATCTTGGATGACAAGAGGTTCATCAACAACCACAAGGAAACGTTTCGCTTCATCCTAAAAACCAAATCCAAGATTTACTCGGTAAGCATCGATCCCAAGATAGTGGTGCGTGAGTTGCCATGTGATATTCCCGATTTAGAATGTCAAATACCTACAACATTGGTTGATTGCGACGAGTTCTTGATATGTAACATGGATGATGGAGCCGCAGTTTGGAACCCGTGGTTGAAACAAAGTACATGGATTCGCCAGCCTAGGTTTAGCTTAGAAGGCATATGTTATAATGGTAGTAATAGGACAAGTGATCAGGTAAGTCTTTACAAGACCATTTGGGCCAATTGTACCGAGTGGAGAATCCATGACTTTGCGTTCGGTACGTGGAAACGCTCCAATTTTAACTCCGGTGATAGTAATCAGAGAGAGAAAGGACGTAGAAAAAATTTACATTCTGATATGAGTGTATCATTGAACGGCTCTTTGTTTTGGATTGCTTATGTTGACGAGACAGATCCCTTGTACCTTTTAGGTAGATTCAATTTTTCAAAGGAAAGATTCTACACATTTTGTTATCTACGATGTGGTATGAGCCATTCTCGCGATGCGCTTGTCCTTAGGGTCTTTAAGGGAGatcggttttcggttttgaaGCAATGTTATGTAACAAAGAAGGTTGAGATTTGGGTGACCAAGAACAAGGTTAACGTTGAGGATGGTAGTGATGTGGTTTGGGTGAGTTTCATGACTTTTTCAATCCCTCACTTTCCGAGTTTAGTACAGGCTGAACCCTACTCTGATCAGCAGCCAAGTTACTACATCGACGATAAAAGGCTTGTCATGTGTTCTTGCGATGAAAATGGCCAGGCTTGGATTTATGTTTTGGGGGAAAACAAGTTGATCAGCAAGGTTCACTTAGATTCTGTGGTTGATCCCTGGCCTTCTCATTGCACTTACTTTCCCAGCTTGGTCCCGGTTCCTCGAGAAAAAGATGAAGCAGAATtacaagtttaatttttttaacgtgttttcctgtttctttttttttttgttgcaactAGAGATTTTGCTCATTTTCCTTTGGGTTTtgcttctcttttgttttgagAAATAAATTCTTATAGGTCTTCTTAGATGAAGCTAGTTCAAGCATTTGATGCGGATCAGTTTTATTGATCTAGTAGTTCTGGCTTCGGTCCGGAAGTATATTTGTTGGCTTTCACTTTGTGCATGGTCTAGtaatataattcaaaattaGTAGTACTTTACTTGATGATTAGGCTCCCTTGATAAATATGCCACATTTGATAACCAAATTAACACAGTCAATATTTTCATAACTGATAATTCCATAATGGAGcaagtttttaagtttttgaggTTTATACAGGTTGACTAGAAAATAGAGCAACAAGAATGTGAGTTTAGATTTTATTACATTTTGACTTCTTGATCCGCAGtaactttgatttttttagttacAAGTCACAGCATGCACGCATATTTTATCAGACAGCATACTCTTATGTAAGAATTTTCTTCTGAAACAAACTACCCAGCTAGGTATATGAATAATCAAACTGTACTTTAAATTCATATATCAACTTTCAGTAAAATTTTGtgtaaaacaagaaaagaagtCGGATCATGCTTCACTAAACTATCAAATAGCAGCAGAAAGAGTGACATTATCAACATATAGATGTTTTGAGATGACATCTTTAAAGTAAAGGCTACACTCAAGGCACAGGCAATATAGTCTAAGAAGTATTGAAAGCATCAACATCACCTGAGTTTAAGTTGTGTCTCCTTATCTCTTCTACaacaacttttatatatatacaaacacatcttttattttttgctctaaactttttgaaaacatataataaacaaaagaaaaaagaacctACAAAGTTATTTGCCTTTCCATCCATCAACTTTCTTTCTTGTGGCCTCTTTGTGTCCCTCTTCTCCTTGTCCTGCCCCTCCTGTTTCAATTTGTTGCAGCCCTTTTGTAACTTCCTACAAGTCTAAATCTAAACAGTTGTTAGTTTTGAAGTATTTAAAACGCTAGAGATCTTATCATTAGAGAAACAGTTATATAACAGTGCTAACATTAGATTAAAGAGGCTACAAGTTAAGAATGTGAAAATGAGTGAATGCACAACATTTTACTtacattcatcatcatcagtgtTTGATTACTCATTACACTTCTTCAGACAACTTCATAACACTTTTGTTGACGAATCTAAACGATCATTTGCTTCCTCGTCTTTTAATTCTTTAAGTCTTACAACCGCCGCTATGAATTCCTCGTAGTCTACAGTGTCTTCCAAATGCTCATTCATCTAAAAGTGATCACAAGAAGATTCATCCATGTCTAAGAACAACATCTATGATGCAACTCATAAATATATTCTGATCagtaaaatatatgtaatgaGACAATATTGTTTTGCTTACTGGCGTTTGCATAAGACCACTGATGTCAGAGTTGTCAAGATTTGTGTTGAATCTTTCAAGAACGTTTTTGAGTTCTTTATAAGTTACTCTCCCGCTCTTCTCACTGTCTATAGTCTTGAAGGTTGCTCTAAGACTGTGAATCTCTTCTTCAGAAAGCCTTTCCACAATCACCTGCAAGTGAAACACAAATCAGACATCTAATAATCAAAACcatccaaaaataaaaacaaaatcttttaatTACACCTTTAAAGCTATCTTCTTGAGCTTGTCTGTTTCTGAAAACTTCCTCAAGCGATTCAACACAGTTGCGTCAAGCGGTGTATCTGGTGCATTTCCTTCATCTCTAATCCATGGGTGGCCtggaaaaaaaagaaccaaGATTAAGTTTCATATCTACTTAAGCTTTGTAGTTTCATGATTCTAATGACTTACTCAACACTTGTTGAGCAGTGAGTCTTTTTTTAGGGTCTCTTTCAAGCATCTTTCTGATCAAATCTTTCGCGCTTTCAGAGACTTGTGGCCAAGGATCTGATGACAAATCAAGCTCACCCTCCAGAACCTCATTGAAGATTTCTTCTTCCGTTTCTGTTTAGTTTAATATCACATATAAGAACAcctccaaaaaataaaaaagtttgtgGTTAGAGTAACACTCTTACCTCCCCAAAAAGGAGCTGAGCCAGAGAGTAGCACATAAATCATCACACCGGCGCTCCAAATATCTGCTTCAGGACCATAGTCCTTGTTCAGAATTTCAGGTGCAATGTAGTATGGACTCCCAACCACATCAGAGAAGTTTTCTCCTTCAGACAACAACATACATCTCATGAAAACAGAGCAGAACAGAGTAAAACAGAGCAAAACAGAACAAAGATGTTTTGTAAGGAACACATACCAGGCTTGACGAACATAGATAACCCGAAGTCAATAGCCTTAAGAGGCGAATCCTCTTGATCATCGACGAACAGAAAGTTCTCAGGTTTAAGATCTCTATGCATCACACCTAAAGAATGACAAGTCTGGACCACACCAAGTATGACCTTAGCCAGATGAGCAGCTTTTCTCTCGGAGTAATGCCCTCTCTCTACTATCCTATCAAACAGCTCACCTCCTCTGCACAGCTCCATCACCATGTGAACAGCCACCGCGTCTTCATAAGCTCCTTTGATGGAGATCACGTTAGGCTGACCTAACAAATGTTTCATTATCTCAATCTCTCTTCTCACGTCCTCCACGTCTTCTTCGTTCTCCAGCTTCCTCTTTGGTATCGACTTGCACGCGTACTCCTTCCCCGTTCCTTTCTCTGTACACACAAACGTCGTCCCGAACTGCCCGTGACCTAACTTGCTCCCCAAGTTATAGTATTCCTTCAAATGCCCTGTCTTTGTCTTCAGCACCGACTCTGCTTGCAACCCTGCGCTCATAAGTCTCTTCACGTTGTGAGGTTTTCTCTTGCTGTTCCCACACGCTATCCTCGCCGCTCGCTTCttcctctcttcctcttcttcactcGTGCTTCCTTCTTGTTCCTGATGAGAATCACTTTCTTCAAGTGACTTGGGGTCTTCTCCACTAGTCTCAAGCTTGGGTTTATCATCATCTTTGTGCATCAGCATCTGTTGAGGAGGCTTGTCTGGGAGCTGCGGCTTCACTGGATGATCCATGATGAGATCTGTGGGACGAACCCATGTGTTTGATTTCGTATCCACACAATTGTTGACCATATGAATACATACATTCCCCATCTTCTACAAAACCTAAGGAaacgcaaaaaaaaagataagagtCGTTTCCTTCCGTTTCACGCAAGAGAAAATAACCCTAATCTGATCCTGTATACAGACACAGATCTCCCCTGTCTAAAACACCACCATAACcacttccttgaacaatcataCAGACAAATCTCCCAGAGATCTAGATTCTCACAAATGCAGTAACGTTGAAGAAAATGAGGGTTGATGATGAGAAGGGGAAGACGATTGAGAAAAATGGAATTGGGGCTCACGTCGTGACTGAATTTTTATTAGGGtttttggcttcttcttttttttcttgcctCGATTAAATTATTCTCTTTCTTAACAAACATCTAATGACATACGACTCTGAGAGGTTGTGTGTCTAACTGTTGCAGCATTCATCGGTTTAACCAGTTCGGTCCTTTCGATTtctgaaattatttattttttttgtttttttctatattaCTTCATGCCACAAAATGGTAACAAATCTTTCAAGAAACGTAAGGTTAGATATCGAATCTTTAATTCCACTTCATTACCATTACTTTTgacttaatttatttattaccaTTTAATGAAAACTATGAAATATATATGGCTAAGACAAGTAATATATAAACTTTCAGACATAACTTATTGTAATAATATGTTCTTGGTTGGTACTTTGGTAAGATT
Protein-coding regions in this window:
- the LOC106395394 gene encoding calcium-dependent protein kinase 25: MGNVCIHMVNNCVDTKSNTWVRPTDLIMDHPVKPQLPDKPPQQMLMHKDDDKPKLETSGEDPKSLEESDSHQEQEGSTSEEEEERKKRAARIACGNSKRKPHNVKRLMSAGLQAESVLKTKTGHLKEYYNLGSKLGHGQFGTTFVCTEKGTGKEYACKSIPKRKLENEEDVEDVRREIEIMKHLLGQPNVISIKGAYEDAVAVHMVMELCRGGELFDRIVERGHYSERKAAHLAKVILGVVQTCHSLGVMHRDLKPENFLFVDDQEDSPLKAIDFGLSMFVKPGENFSDVVGSPYYIAPEILNKDYGPEADIWSAGVMIYVLLSGSAPFWGETEEEIFNEVLEGELDLSSDPWPQVSESAKDLIRKMLERDPKKRLTAQQVLSHPWIRDEGNAPDTPLDATVLNRLRKFSETDKLKKIALKVIVERLSEEEIHSLRATFKTIDSEKSGRVTYKELKNVLERFNTNLDNSDISGLMQTPMNEHLEDTVDYEEFIAAVVRLKELKDEEANDRLDSSTKVL
- the LOC106395395 gene encoding F-box protein At2g14710-like yields the protein MDLTKTKQKKKAAHEEQLPWELLEEILSRVPLKSLVRLRVVCKRWNVILDDKRFINNHKETFRFILKTKSKIYSVSIDPKIVVRELPCDIPDLECQIPTTLVDCDEFLICNMDDGAAVWNPWLKQSTWIRQPRFSLEGICYNGSNRTSDQVSLYKTIWANCTEWRIHDFAFGTWKRSNFNSGDSNQREKGRRKNLHSDMSVSLNGSLFWIAYVDETDPLYLLGRFNFSKERFYTFCYLRCGMSHSRDALVLRVFKGDRFSVLKQCYVTKKVEIWVTKNKVNVEDGSDVVWVSFMTFSIPHFPSLVQAEPYSDQQPSYYIDDKRLVMCSCDENGQAWIYVLGENKLISKVHLDSVVDPWPSHCTYFPSLVPVPREKDEAELQV